The window TTGTACTCCTGATTTTCCAATCTGGATCACTTCATTCACAAAATCACTTAACTTCATTTGACGCTTAAAACAACTATCCAGTAGCAATGGCAAATTTGTACCTGCAATCAATTTAGCGCTTTCATTTTTTGCAATTAATAAACCTGCTTGATTAAATGGTGTTCCACCCGGAATATCTGTAAAAATAACAACTCCATCACCAGTGTTTACGAATAATAATGCCTCTTGTAACTTAACTTCTAACTCATGTGATCCCATTCCTTCAATAAAATCAATTACACTAAAATTCTCTTGTTCGCCAGCAATTAATTTTAAAGCTGAATACATTCCCGTTGCAAAATTTCCATGCCCACAAAGAATTACTCCAATCATCATTTCAGCTCCTTTCAATCATCCTATTTCTCAAAACTGGTAATTACTGGTAATTACCAGTTGGTTAAAATATACAACTTACTGATTAGAAAGTCAAGGTAAATTTATAATTGTCCACAGAAAAAAGCATGAAACAAAACTAAAAAATAGTTTTATTTCATGCTTTTATTCCTTATAAATATGAAGAAAAAAAGGGTTTCTACTTATTTTAATATCTTCTAATAACTTCATTATTTTGTATGACGTACTTTATAGACAAATTGATCACTACGAGCTGTACTTAACGTAAATTCAATGACTTTATTCGCTTTATTGTAGCTTGTTCGTTTTAATCGCAAACATGCCGAGTTTTTTTCAACATCAAGCAATTCCGCCTCTTTATCCGTTACTAAACTAGCAGAAAACTCCTCATCTGCAACACGGACAACTTGATTATAATCGTCTTGAAAAATTTCATACAACGGTTTCGTTGCAATTCGTTCTTCCTCTAGATTCTTAAATAATTCAACTGGAATATAACTAATTTCAACCATCATTGGTGTTTCATCAGCTAAACGCAATCGTTTTAATCGATAGATTGCTTCTCCAAGATCAATTCCCATTTCTTCACTAACATATTGATTACTCTGAACGATTTCAAAAAGCAACACTTTTGTTTGAGGCGTTCGTCCCATTTCACGCATTTGGTCAGTAAAACTATAATTGTCCAATAAATTTTGTTTTCCCTGACTTAATGCAGCAACAAACGTCCCTTTGCCGTGTCTTTTATAAATCCACCCCATATTTTCTAGCTCGGATAAAGCCAATCTCACAGTAGTTCGACTAACATCATAAGTTTGACAAATTACTCTTTCAGATAGCATTTTATCATTTGGTTTCAATTCATTTTTTATCATTCCTACTAAAATATCTACTAATTGATCATATAATGGAACTGAGCTTGCCTTATTTATCTGTGCTATTTCTTTCATAGATTTATTTCAACCTCCCACAACTGGTAACTACCACCATCCCATTACTATAAGTCTTATCAGGGAGGAAGTCAAGATATAGTTATAACAACAGTTAATTTAAGCTTTGTTCTGCCTTAATTGCATCTGTCACTGCTTCTGCTTCACTTTCACCTTGTTCTAACAGAACTTGTTTGCGCTCAGACATTTTAAAGAATGGCAAATAAATTAAATAAGCAATTACAATACTACAAGCTGACCAAATTGCTGCTCCAAAACTGCCATTTGTAGCTAGATACGGACCAATAATTGGTGGAATTGTCCAAGGGACTTGGAAAACAATTTTACCGACAAACCCAATTTTCATTAATACATACGTAGCTGATCCTAAAACGACTGGTGCCGTAATAAAAGGAATCATCATAATTGGATTCATCACAACTGGAAAACCAAAAATTACTGGTTCATTAATACAAAATAACGCTGAAGGAAACGCCATTTTCCCAAGAGATTTATACATTTTACTTTTGGAGCGTAGCATTGCTAAAACTAAACCTAAAGTCGAACCCGTTCCACCTAGACACATAAAGAGAATCCAAAAACCGTCGGCAATCTCATACGGAATGGGTTGACCATTTTGAAAAGCTGCTGTATTTGCAGCTAAATAACCTAAAAATATTGGTGAGGCAATTCCAGACAGAACGTTGTCCCCATGAATTCCACAACTCCACAAAAAACAAACCAATAATGTATAAACCATTAAACCAGGTAGCGTGCTTAATCCAAACACTAGCGGCTTAAAAATAAATTGAATGACTTCATTTAAATCAATTCCTAATAAAACTCGAATAATCCAGATACTGGTTAAAATAGCTGCTGCTGGAATCAAACTGGAGAAAGATTGTGCAACAGATGGCGGAACACCATCTGGCATTTTGATTGTGATTTTATGTTTAACAAAAAAACGAAATAATTCAGTTGTAAAAAGAGCAACAATAATTGCTGTAAACATTCCTGTTGCACCTAACGTATCAATATTAATGCTAAAATCATCAGCTAACGTTGCCAATAAAAAAGCAACAGTTGTCACAACAGTATTGGAAATTGGATCAACATCAAACTCTTTCCCCATATTGTAACCGATACCAATTGCAGAAATCAGACCCAACATACCGAATGTTACAGTGACAGGTGCATTTAATAAATCAGAAACGGGTGCAATAAAATTGGTCCATGCTTCAATTGGCAAATTGCCTAAAATCAAGAAAATACTGCCTATTATAGTGAAAGGAATTGTTAAAGTAATCCCATTGCGAATTGCAATCAATCGTTTATTTTCACCAATTTTTAGTAAGATTGGTAAAAAATTTTTCTCTAGTTTCGCTAATATCATCCTATTCATCTCCTTTTAGTAACATTCAGACTAGATGGAGAGTGAGAGACCCAACCACTGAATCTCTCACTCTCATCTAAATTAATCCACCACTGCTTGATCGACGATTACATAACAGTTTTTGTGAGTTCTCACAGCTGTTACAGGCCACTCATTGACTGGTACTTCCACAGACAGCAATTGCTTAATCGCAGCCTTTTTCTTAACTCCACTAGCTTCTACAATCAATAGTTCTGAGTCCAATAATTGTTTAATTCCTAATGTTATGCCCTTGCTACGATCAACTTCTGCTGTAAAATACTTTTGTCCCACATTTTGAGTTGATTCATCTAGCTCAACAACATGAGCCTGATTTTCAAAACTAACCCCTGGCTCATTAAAACCTAGATGTCCGTTAACGCCAACACCTAACAGACTTAACGTTACCCCACCATGCTCTTGAATGACTTGATTTGCTCGCTGACATTCCTCTAACAAATCAACGGCTAATGCATTAAAGTAGTGAACTTGAGAATCCGGTACACCCGCTGGATCAAATAGTTCTCGTTTTAAATAAGCGATACAACTACCAGAATTCTGTTCATCCAGACCAACCCACTCATCTAACTCAATATAATAAGCTTTTGCTAAATCAATTATGCCATTTTTGTGGGCATCCACTAATAAATTCAGCGTTCCTACAGGTGTATCTCCTCCGGCAAAACAATAAAGTCCCGTTGGCTGCTCTTGAAATTTTTGAATAACTAAATTTGCTGCTACCTGACTCATTTCTTGGTAATCCTTTGTAATCTCAAAATTAAATGGTTGCATTATTCCGTCTCCTTTTCTCTCTTAATTAAATTGTGGTAAATATTCTTTATGTGCTGCTAATAATTCATCCAGCATTCCTTTAGCATCTGTATCACTTGGTACGAGTGGATTAATTGTCATTGCTAACAAAGCTGTATTATAATCTCCAGTTACTGCTGCTTCTGCCGCAGTTCGTTCAAACGATTTAATCTGTTGAACAAGTCCCTTAATTGGTACTGGTAATTCCCCTGTCGTCAACGGAATCGGCCCTTGCTTCGTAATGACACAATTAACCTCTACCGCTGAGTCTGGCGAAATATCCAATATTGCCCCATTATTCCGTGTATTTACTGTTTGAATATCACGTTTATCTGTATAAATTGAGCAAATTAAATTACAGGCGGCTTCACTGTAGTATGCTCCTCCGCGTTGTTCAAGTTGTGGTGGCTTTACTGCTAAATCAGGATTTTTATATAGCTCAAAAAGTTCTTTTTCTACTCGCTGAACAACTTCTGCACGCGTTCCTTCGTTATTCAGAGATTCCAATTGCTCTGCAAGCATTTTGGAAGTTTGGAAATAATAACGTAAATATCCAATCGGCACCATACTTAGCG is drawn from Carnobacterium gallinarum DSM 4847 and contains these coding sequences:
- the agaF gene encoding PTS galactosamine/N-acetylgalactosamine transporter subunit IIA; protein product: MIGVILCGHGNFATGMYSALKLIAGEQENFSVIDFIEGMGSHELEVKLQEALLFVNTGDGVVIFTDIPGGTPFNQAGLLIAKNESAKLIAGTNLPLLLDSCFKRQMKLSDFVNEVIQIGKSGVQEFKLKQPQEISNDSDGI
- a CDS encoding GntR family transcriptional regulator; amino-acid sequence: MKEIAQINKASSVPLYDQLVDILVGMIKNELKPNDKMLSERVICQTYDVSRTTVRLALSELENMGWIYKRHGKGTFVAALSQGKQNLLDNYSFTDQMREMGRTPQTKVLLFEIVQSNQYVSEEMGIDLGEAIYRLKRLRLADETPMMVEISYIPVELFKNLEEERIATKPLYEIFQDDYNQVVRVADEEFSASLVTDKEAELLDVEKNSACLRLKRTSYNKANKVIEFTLSTARSDQFVYKVRHTK
- a CDS encoding PTS sugar transporter subunit IIC, with the translated sequence MILAKLEKNFLPILLKIGENKRLIAIRNGITLTIPFTIIGSIFLILGNLPIEAWTNFIAPVSDLLNAPVTVTFGMLGLISAIGIGYNMGKEFDVDPISNTVVTTVAFLLATLADDFSINIDTLGATGMFTAIIVALFTTELFRFFVKHKITIKMPDGVPPSVAQSFSSLIPAAAILTSIWIIRVLLGIDLNEVIQFIFKPLVFGLSTLPGLMVYTLLVCFLWSCGIHGDNVLSGIASPIFLGYLAANTAAFQNGQPIPYEIADGFWILFMCLGGTGSTLGLVLAMLRSKSKMYKSLGKMAFPSALFCINEPVIFGFPVVMNPIMMIPFITAPVVLGSATYVLMKIGFVGKIVFQVPWTIPPIIGPYLATNGSFGAAIWSACSIVIAYLIYLPFFKMSERKQVLLEQGESEAEAVTDAIKAEQSLN
- a CDS encoding glucosamine-6-phosphate deaminase; translated protein: MQPFNFEITKDYQEMSQVAANLVIQKFQEQPTGLYCFAGGDTPVGTLNLLVDAHKNGIIDLAKAYYIELDEWVGLDEQNSGSCIAYLKRELFDPAGVPDSQVHYFNALAVDLLEECQRANQVIQEHGGVTLSLLGVGVNGHLGFNEPGVSFENQAHVVELDESTQNVGQKYFTAEVDRSKGITLGIKQLLDSELLIVEASGVKKKAAIKQLLSVEVPVNEWPVTAVRTHKNCYVIVDQAVVD